Sequence from the Terriglobia bacterium genome:
TACCGCACCGCGGAATGCCCGGTGCTGACGGTGGGCCCGCACGCGTCGCGGGGCCTCAACGGCGGCATGCTGCAGCACATCCTGTTCGCCACTGACTTTGGCCCGGAATCGGAGCACGGGCTACCGTACGCCATTGCGTTGGCGGAGGAGCACCGGGCGCGGCTGACGATGTTGCACGTCGCCTCCGTCCCCGGAGTCGCCTTTGCCCAGGCCGAAACTGGCGCCCTGCCGGTGATCCCTCCGTATGAGGCGGTGGCGAGTGGCGAGAAGCAATTGCACGAGCTGATCGCCAAAGGGCCGCCGTTGTGGCGCGAGCCGGAATACCTGGTGCAATTCGGTCCACCGGCGGAAACGATCGTGCGCATCGCCGGCAAGGACGTAGATCTGATCGTATTGGGGGTGAAGCGGCCGGCGGCGCTGACCAAACACCTGGGCAGCGGAGTGGCATACAAAGTCGTATGCGAGGCGCCGTGCCCGGTGCTGTCGGTGGGCGCGCCGTACCACCGCTAGGCAGCGTTGCGAGAGGCAAGGCGAACGCCAGAATGTCGCCTTGCCTCCACAGTGCGGACAAGGGGAACGCAAGAGGGAGTTTCTGTCTTGCCAGCGCAGTCGCCGCGAAACTGCGCTGGCGAGCCGGTGGTTGTTGTGATAAGGTGTTAGGTTTTAACTACCACAGGTGACCGGCTCGTCCGACCGTGCCGGGGAGGTAGTTATGCCCTCTCCCTACGGTCTGAAGCTCGTCGAAAGCTGCGTCACGTGCAAGTTGAGGAACCACACTTTCTTCTGCTCCCTGCCGCGTTCCTCGCTCGTCCATCTGGATACCCTCAGCTTGGCTAATCTGCTGCCCAAGGGGAGCATCCTGTTTGTCGCCGGACAGAAGCCCGGGGGCGTCCACATCTTGTGCGCGGGTAAGGTCAAGGTGTGCACACAGCGAGGCAACGGGAAGCTGGCGATGGTGAAGATCGCGGGCCCCGGCGAGGTGCTGGGGCTGCACGCCTGCATCGGCGGGACAGTGCATGAATTCACGGCGGAAACGGTGGAACCGTCGCACATCGTGTTCGTCAGGGGCGATGATTTCAAGCAATTCCTGAGCCAAAACGAAGTCGCGTGCTGGAAGGCGGCGCAGATTCTGAGCCGCGATTGCCACGAGGCGTACGAGATCATCCGCTCGGGTGGCGGGGCTCGTTCGGGCAGCGCCAAGCTGGCGCGGCTGCTGCTGGACATCGCGGTCATCGGAAAGCCGCATGGGGACGAGATTGAAGTGGTCCTGCCGCTGACGCACAAGGAAATGGCGCAGGCGATCGGGATGTCGCGGGAAACGGTATGGCGAAAGCTGGTGGAGTTCCGCCACCGCGGAATCGCAATCCTGAAAGGCTCCGTGCTGCTGATCCACAACAAAGCGGAGTTGCAACGCTTGGCCGGCCGGTAACTTGGCCATTGGACCGGCGCGCGGCCCCGTGGACGGAGATCACTCATGGGTGTGACGTACGTCACTGACGAGTGCTTCATCTTAATAGACTATGCCACCCCATCTTGAGCTGGCATGGGCGGAACGGTGGCGGATGCAATCGACTCTGCAGCCGCCGACAGCCTGCGTATGCCGGGAATTCTCGAGATTCGAGCACTCAACGCAGACGGATGTAATTGACTCTGCACCCGCCCGGTTCCGGAGTGCCGAAGAGGAGCCCAGTTCCCCGATTCAAGCCCGGTGAAGTCGAGGTCGCCAGACTGAATGCCCGAGAATGCCATCAGCGGCAGCCTCGGGGACATGCAGACAAGGGGATTTCAGGCGGTATGAGGGAGTTCATGGCGGTGTTGTCGGACTGTAATCCGGAGAGCGCAGTGATTCGCGAGGCGCGGTCGGAAGCGCCGCTCGTGAACGACGCGCGGCCCGGAATGCACCCGACATGGTCCGCAGTTGAGCCCCTGGTCTTGACCGCCGCAGACGAGGACTTCCAGGGCGCGCTGCACATCTACCCAAGCTCGATCAGGTAAGCGACTCCCCGCCCGTGCAAGCGGCCGCCGAGTTCATGACCCCAATCGAGCGAACGTTCGATAGAAGCAAGCCGCCGGCGGCAGGCCGGGGGTAGCAGTCCCGGATCGGGGCAATGAACCCGATGTGGTTAGGCCCAGGCTCGTGACCCTTAGCAATTCACGAAGGAGATTCAGCTATGGCAACCGCAGCAATGCAGCAGGACGCTCAAATCAGCCGTTGGTGGCGAGTGGTGGGCGGACTTTCCATGAACCTCGCACTCGGCTCGCTCTACGCTTGGAGCCTGTTTGTCCCACAGTTTCAGAAAGATGCAGAATTCAAAGGCTATGCGCCGACCGCTTACGCGCTTACCTTCACCATCGCGGTGGTGGTCTTCGCCCTGACCTTCGTGGTCGCCGGACGCATTCAGGACAAGAAAGGACCGTTCATCTGTTCCGCCTTGGGCGGCATTCTGGTGAGCGTTGGCTTCTTCGCGTCCGCCTATGCCCACAGCCTAACCGCCCTGTACGTTTCGTTCGGCGTCATCGGCGGGCTGGGCAACGGTTTTGGCTACGCGACACCCATCCCGGTTATGGCCAAGTGGTTTCCCGATAGGCGCGGTTTGGCCGTCGGTCTTGCCGTGGCCGGCTACGGCGGCGGCTCGGCCATCTTCGGGAAATTGGCGCTTAACTATCTCGTCCCCGCCTATGGCTGGCGGTCGACCTTCCAGATCTTGGGAGTGATCTTCTTCGTCATGACCATGGTTGGGGCATTCTTGCTGAAGAATCCGCCCGTCGGCTACCGACCCGAAGGCTGGACGCCCGCGCCGGCGACGGCGAAGGCGGCGGCCACGACGCATGAGTTCACGCCGGCCGAGACCCTGCGCACCCCGACCTTCTACTTCATGTGGTTGGCGTATGCGTTGGGCTGCGCCGCCGGCCTGATGGTGATCAGCCAGTTGGTGCCGTTCTTTGTTTCCAGCCTGAAGGGCACCGGCATGGATGCCAAGGTGGTGGCGGGGTTGGCGGGTACGGCCTTCATCGTGGGCGCCGTCGGCAACGCCGCCGGACGTATTCTGTCCGGCTGGATGTCGGATGCCCTCGGCCGCGTCAACGTGCTACGGCTGATGATCGCGATATCCATGATCGCCATGCCGATTCTGTACCTGGTGGGCGGCAGCGTGGCCCTGCTGTTCGTGTCGATCTTCGTCATTTATTGGTGCTACGGGACGCAATTGTCGGTCAACGGCTCTGCCGCTTCCGACTTCTGGGGCACCAAGAACGCGGGGATCAATTACGGCATGTTGTTCACGGCGTGGGGCGTGGCTGGCATCCTTGGACCCATGATCGGGGCCAAGCTGCTGGCTGCGACCAAGAGCTTCAAGGCTCCGTTCTATGCTGCTGCGGGTATGGCGGCTGTGGCCCTGGTTTGCGAGCTGCTGGCGAAGCGTCCTGCAGTTCCGGCCGAGTCCGAACTCAAGGCGGCGGCGGCGCCGGCTCGAGGCTGAGCGGACGCGCTGGGCTGCTGAGTGGTCATGAACCTGGAGGGCTAGTGCGCCCACTGGACGCACTAGCCCCGAGTCTGGAGACTGTATCGTGCAACGACCGACACGAGTGGCGACACCGGGGGCATTCACACTCGCGTTGGTCTGCCTGGTCTGGCTGCCGTGCGCCTGGGCACAATACACAGTCGGACGGGTGGAAGGAACGGTGATGGATCCGATGGGGGCCGTACTAGTCGGCGCCACGATCCGGCTGGTGAATCGCGCCACCAATTCGACCAGCACGTTCACCACCGGCCGCGACGGGTACTACGTCTTTTTTGCGCTTTCGCCCGGCCAATACCAGCTCTCGGCAGAAGCTCCCCGGTTCGCCCGGCGCACGGTGGACCTGGTGGTTACCAGCGATCAGACGCTGACGCAAAAACTGGTGTTGCCGGTGGGAGATCCCTCGACAACCGTGGAGGTCAAGTCCGACGAGGCGGTTGCGGTAGCGTCGTCGGACGCGCAACGCAGCATCACGCGCACCGAAGCCGAACTCGCCAACCTGCCCAGCCTGGGGCGCAACATGATCTCGACGGTACAACTCGGAGCGGGACTGGCGCCGACGAACAATCCGCGCGGGGGATCCACGTTCGGCGGGGGCGGCTCGTTTGTCATCGTGCTGGGCGTGCAGTCGGGGCTGATCGCGGCCAACGGAGGGCGGGCGCGCGCCACCTCGGTGCAACTCGATTACACCGACGCCAACGACTGGGAGGCGGGCGGCTTCGCTCCCGGCATGCAGGCGATCACGCCCGACATGCTGCAAGAGCTGAAAATTCTGACCAGCAACTTTTCCGCTGAGTACGGGGTCAAGTCGAACGCGCAAGTGATCATGGTGACCAAGAGCGGGAGCAACTTCCTGCACGGCAGCGCCTACGACTTTGTTCAGAACGATGCCTTCAACGCGCGCGACTACTTCGACCAGACGGGCCATGCTTCGCCCCTGAAGCAGAACGTGTACGGGATCACGCTGGGCGGACCGCTGAAGAAAAACCGGACCTTCCTGTTCGGCGGGTACGAAGGGCGGAGGACGCGGGGTGGAAGCTTCACCGCGCTGGCCAACGTGCCGAGCGCGGCGGCGCGGGCGCGCGCCACCGACCCGTCCATCATTGATCTGATGAACCGGTTCCTGCCGGCGGCGACCGGGACGACCAACAACCCCGACATCGGGACGGTCGCGGTCCAGGTGCCATCGCCGGTGGACAACTATCAGTTCGTGATGAAAGCGGACCACCAGATCAGCGAGGCGCACAGGATTTCCGCGCGCTACCTGCAGGGGACGGCGTCGTTCGTGGCGCGCTTCCCGTCGCAGAACACGCTGCGCGGCTTTGATGTGGACAACCACTTCGAACTGCGCAACCTGAACATTACCGACACGTTGATTCTCAGCCCGAAGACGGTGAACGAGCTGCGGGCGGCGTACGGACGTTCGGTGGCGCAGGGAGCGCCGCAAAACGGGCTGGATACACCGCGCTTCCTGATCAGCGGGCTGGTAAATTTCGGCGCGCTGCAGTCGGTGCCGGCGAGCCGGGTGTTCAACGTTTTCCAGTTGAACGAGGTCTTCAGTCACCTGCTTGGCAGCCACGTGCTGCGGGTGGGCGTGGACCTGCGCAAGATCCAGGACAACTCGGTGAATGCGACCAACAGCCGCGGCGTTTTCACGTTCGCGTCGCTGAACCAGTTCCTTGCCGGCCAGCCGACCGCGTGGACGCAGTTGTTCGGCAATACCAGCCGCGGATTCCGCACCGGCCTGTACGGGTTCTTCGTGCAGGATGATTGGAAGTTGAAGCCGACGCTAACCATCAACGCCGGCCTGCGGTGGGAAATACAAGGCGCGCTCAGCGATGCCGGCGGCAGTACTTCCATTCTTGATCCGCGTAGCACGGGAACCATCGGGGTGGCGGGACCGGGGCCGCTGGGAAGCTTTCGACTGGGTGGAGACGCAATTGAGGCGAACCCTTTTAATATCGCGCCCCGGATCGGCTTTGCCTGGAACCCGCATGTCGGCAAGTTGGTGATCCGCGGCGGCTACGGGATTTATTGGGATTCGTTCACCTTCAGCCCGCTGGCGGCGTCGCGCTCGGTGCCGCCTTTCAATTACAGTCCGAGCCTGTCCTGCGTGTCGATACTTGCGCCGACCTGCCAGATGACGGGCGCCAACAATGTTCAGAACTTGCTGCAGGGCACGGCCCTGATCCAGACGCAGACGCAAGCGCAGATCGGCGGATTTGGCCAACTGACGAACTTCAAGAGCGTCACCACCAGCGATCCGCATCTGGGCAACCCCTACGTACAGCAGTTCAGCTTCGGGATTGAGCGGCAAATGCCGGCGAACTCGGTGTTCACGCTGGGGTACGTGGGCACCAAAGGCACGCAACTGACGCGGCTGGTGGCCATCAATCCGCTGGTACGTCGTCCCGCCGGGGCAACCGGCATCGCCGACGAAACAACGCGCCTCAGCCAGTTCCAAGCCGCGGCCGGAACGGAGAACGGGGCGGGAAATGCGCGGCTGGACCCGCGGTTCGACCAGGTGAACCTGCATGAAGCGGGCGGCAGCTCGATCTATCACTCGCTGCAAGTCGAGTGGAAGAAGGGGTTCTCGCACGGGCTGCAATTCCAGGCTTCATATACCTGGTCGAAATCCATCGACGACGCTTCTGATTTCAGCCCCACCATCCAGGCCAACGACAACAGCTTCGCGCAAGATGCCGCGAACCCGCGGGCGGAACGGGCGGTGTCGAATTTCGACATCGCGCACCGCGTGCTGGTCACCGGAATTTGGCGGATCCCGTTTTTCCACCACTTGAACGGGACGCCGAGGAAAGTGCTGGACGGCTGGAGCTTCGAGTCGGTGAACCTGTGGCAGACGGGGATCCCGGCGACCGTGCTAGCGGGCGCGCGGCGGGGCATTGCCGACGTGAACCTGGACGGCAACCTGATTCCCACCGGCGCCGACAACACGCGCGCCAACTGCGCGGCCGACGCCTCCTTCCGGCTGGGCGATGCGAGCGCAATCCATGGATACTCGCAGCCGCTGCTGGGCAACAACGGCACCTGCGGGCGCAACACCATCCGCATGAACCACCTGGCCAACTTCGACTGGTCGCTGTTCAAGGAGACAACGCTGACCGAGAGAGGGTGGATGGGATCGGCGCCGCTGACGCTGCAACTGCGAGCCGAGGCCTACAACGTGTTCAACGTGCCGTTCCTGACGGCGCAGACCGATAACTGGCGGACCGTCGCCAGCCCCAGTTTCGGCTTGTACAACTCCGCCGGCGCGACGCGGCGCCTGCAGTTGGCGGCGAGATTGAGTTGGTAATTGCAGTGACGATGTAGGGACGAGCGAGTTGAAGTAGGGCAATCACACGGTTCGTTGGGTCAAGCATTCCTCGTACAGACAGCGAATCCAGCAACGGGCAATTGAGGTCACGCAGCGTCCGAGCGGATGAGATGCGAAGACGCCGAGGAGAAATGGGAATGAGTAGCGAGAAAACCATACCCTGGCCGGCAGTGCCGATCCCAAAACCGGAGGAGGTCTATGCCGGTTTGAGTGATCAGGCGAAGGATTATCCACTGTTTCTTGAATCCATCTGTCGTCAATCACACAACTTCGAAAAACCGGAGGCGTTGTCGCGCCTGCGGGTTTATGACACCTCCACGCGCATGATGATCGGACACTGGTGTTCGTCCATGTTGTCCGAGCTAGGCGCGGAGGTCATTCAGATCGAGCCGCCGGGCGGCGACCCGATGCGCAAGCTGACTCCTTTCGGGCGGAAAGAGTACATGTTCACCGACAAGGAGACGGGCGAGCCAGTGGGAGCCCACTTCCTGCACGAGATGCGCAACAAGATGTCGGTGACGCTCAACCTGGAAACGGAAGAGGGAAGGGAGATCTTCAAGAAGTTGGCGGTGCACGCGGACATCGTCATTGAAAACGATCCGCCGGGACATCGCGATAGCCTGGGGATCGGCTACCGTCAGTTGAAGGAGATCAACCCCCGTCTGATCTACTGCTGGGTGGGCCAACTCGGGCAGTGGGGCCCGCACAAGGACAAGCCCGGGATGCTGGAGCCGACGGCGCAGGCGGCCTGCGGCTTCTGCCACGGCACCGGCGATCCCAAGGAGTTCGGCGGCACCCCGATGCGCTCGGCGCTGTGGATGGCCGATCACGTCGGCGGGACGCAGGCGGCCATGGGCATCCTGGCGGCGCTGTATTACCGCGAGATGGTGTCTGGCGAAGGGCAGTTTGTCGAAGCGACATCGGCGGAAGCGATCATCCGCATCCTCGACTACTCGTGGGCGTGGTACGGCATGGATGGCAGCATCCGGCCGCGCTTCGGCAACTGGGACCTGGCCATCAACATTTACGCCGTCAATCCTTGCAAGGACGGCTACATGATGGTGGGCGGGGGCCACGACCGCCTGTGGTACCGCATCTGGCGCGTGGTGGGCGACGAGCATCCGGCGGTCGAAGAGGACATCCTCGGCGATCCGCACCTGCGTGAAGTGGCCGATCGCCTGGCCATGAACCAGCAGATCAAGACCTACACCATGCTGGGCGAGTGGCTGAAAGACAACTCCCGTAGCGATGCGGAACGGAAGCTCTCCAAGCAGCAGGTGGCGTCGGGCGGCGTGCTCTACGTCAACGAAGTGGCCGAGTACCCGCACTTCAAGTATCGCGGCCACGTGGCGGAGACCGAGTCGCCGCACTACGGCAAAATCCTGTACGGGACCACACCCTTCCAGCAACACAAGACACCGGGCCGCCTGAAGTGGATGGGCCGCCCGACCGGCTATGACAACCAGGACACGTACCGTCGGCTGCTCGGCTTCACCAGTGAAGACTTCGCGCGGCTGCAAAAGGCGAACGTCATTTGAGGCGGAGGAAAAACATGGCAACTGATACCGCTGTTTCCAAAACCCCGCAAATCAGTTTCGAGGAGTTTTGCCGCAAGACCTTCGACCCGAAGGGCGAGTTCGCCAAGCCTGAAGCATTGAAGGGCATCCGCGTGCTCTCCTGTACGCAGTACATTCTGGGTCCGTCTTGCGCCTCGTATCTGGCGGAACTGGGCGCCGAGGTCATTAAGATCGAAGCTCCCCGGCGCGGTGAGGCGATGCGCCACACCACGCCGTTCAACGAACCATTTCTCTACCCGCTCTCCAAGTACGTGCCCGAGCGCGGCACCGGCCTGGGGTTCCTGGGCGCGAATCCGAACGAATACTTCTGCTCCATCGATTTCCACCGGCCGGAGGGCCAGAACCTGGTCAAGAAGCTGGCGGCGAAATCGGACGTATTCGTGGAAAACTATCGTCCGGGAACGTTCGACCGCTGGGGCATCGGCTACCGGCAGTTGAGCGCGATCAACCCGCGGCTGGTTTACCAGTGGCTGGGCGGGTTCGGCGGCTGGGGTCCGGGGCGCGTACGCGCGTCCTACGACATTCTCGGCCAATCCCAGGGCGGCAACTTCGGCATGACCGGCGCGCCCGAGTTCAAGGGAGGTTCGCCTGCCAAGCACACCATCTGGCTCGCCGATTACTGGGGCGGAATGATGGGAGCGGTCCAGATCCTGGCCTCTCTCTATTACCGCGACAAGATTTCTGGCGAGGGCACCTTCATGGAGTATTCGCAGGTGCACGGCGTGACCCGGCAACTGGAGTACGCGCTGCCGCTGTACGGGCGGCACGGCATCACCCGCGAACGGTGGGGCACCTGGGACACGCAACTCTGTGTGCACGGGATCATCAAATGCGGCAAGTCCTCGTACCCGAACTCCGATAATCCACAGGAGAACGAGGAAGGCTACATCCTGATCAGTGCCAGCAGCGACGAAGACTTCGCGCGTTTGTGCAAAACGATTGGCGACGGTAATGTTGCCTCGAAGTACGGCAAGGCCGATGCGCGCGTAAAGCCGGAAGCGCAGATGGAGATTTACCCATTCCTGGAGAAGTGGGCGGCGGACAAGACCAAGGAAGACGTCGCCAACATTCTCGACAAAGCCAACATCCTCAACCAGCCCGTGTGGAACGCCAAGGAGGTTGCTACCAACCCTCACTGGCAGCAGCGCGGCGCGGTGCGTTGGCTGGACGACCCCTACTACGGAGACCTGCTGCACCAGGGGCCGGGGTACAAGATGTCGCAAACCCCGCCGCGTTTGAAGTGGGCCCTGAAACCCGTCGGCGCAGACAACGAAATGATCCTGGGAAAACTGGCCGGCTTGACGCCCGAAGATATCAAGCGGTTGGAAGACCAGGAGTGCATCTGAGGAGGCACCATGCTGCTAACTTGCCCGAACTGTAAGACTAAGAATTTTCTGGATCCCTACCCCTTTTGGAATTTCAAGGGGACGACCCAATGCGCCGGGTGCAAGAAAATCTGGCGGCTGGAGACCTCCAACGGAGCCTGCGTTAGCGGGCCGGAGGCGGCGTCGGGAACAGCCGACCTGCTGCCCGGCTTCGCCGAGACGCCGGCCTACGAAGGCATTTCCGGTACGGGGCTGACCCGTCCCGCTCCCAAAGCGCAGAAGGAAACCGTCTGCAAACCCAAAGCCATTAAGCGCAACGTCCGCGGCAATGTCATCGCGGGCTATCCGCTTACCAAGAACGATCTCGTCGGCAGCCGCGCAAAATTCATGGTTGCCGGGGCGAAGTGAGAAACGGAGGGCATATGCACTATAACGACAAGTCGCTCTGCGTCCGCTGTACCCATCTGCGCCCGGCACTGGACCCCAATATTCAGAAGGCGTACCTCGGCAAGTGCGTAAAGCGCGAATTTCCCTTCACCCTGGCTATCACGCTGCAGGGCTGGTCGGAATGCGAGGTCTTCCAGGATAGCGGGAAAGCCTACGTGCCGCCCGATCCGGCGGTGGCGACGGCTGCCGCCGCTGCCAAGAGCGCCAAGGGAGCCAAGCGCGTCGAGTTCTACTATTCCAGTAAGCAGAAGTCCGGCGAGCTGTTTCCCTGCGACAACAACAAGGCCTTGGAACTGGTCCACGCCCTCAAAGCAGCGGGGGTGGACGCCAAAGCCATTGACGTGGCCGACGTGAAAGATCGTTTCCCGGTCTATCACAAATCGGTCAGCGGACCGGACGCAACCGTGCGCCCGGTGTTCGGCGCCAAGGGCGCGCTGGTGGAGGATTTCGGCACCAACGTTCCCGCCCTGCTGGTCTTTGAAGGCGACCGGTATCCGACGTTTGCCTTTCCACGGAGCGATGCCAAACGGGGCACCATCCGGGTGGAGCAGGCGCTGGAAGACCTGATCGCGGAAACGAAAGGCGCCGCCGTAGGCGCGGCGCACGACTGAGGAGGGGGCATGGGGGAACTTGAACATCTTCCGCCCCGCGATCTCTGGCCGACTCGAATTTACACATTGCCGGAGTTTGCCTCTTACCCCGACCGGCTGAACCCGACCGAGGAGTTGCTGGACAAAGCGGTCGCAGCCGGCCGGGGCGATCGCCCGGCTATCCTGTTCGAGGACCAGAAGATCACCTACGGGCAGTTGCTGGCCCAGTCCAACAAGCTGGGGAATGCGCTGCGCGGGCTCGGGATCAACGCGGGCGACCGCGTGATCCTGCGTTCACCCAACATTCCGCCCGCGCTGGTCACCAACTTCGCGGTGCTGAAACTGGGTGCGGTGTTGACGCCGACCTCGCCGTTGTTCTCGCGTGCGGAAATCGCGCACGTGGCCAACGATGCCGAGGCGGTAGCGATCGTGGTCCATGCCGCGCTGCTGGCCGAACTGGAAGCGGCGCGCGCTGACCTGAAAACCGTCGAAAACATCATCGTGATCGGCGGCGAACCGGCGGATCTGAAGGCCAAGGGCTACCTGCCGTATAGCGAGCTGCTGCAGTCCGGGAGCGCATCCCTGGACCCGGTGCTGCGAAACCGGCAAGACCTCGGCATTCTGCTCTACACCTCGGGCACCACCGGCCGGCCCAAAGGCACGGTGCATTTCGTCGAGGAGACGCTGATCATCCCCGACGCGTTCGGCAAGTACGGCTGGCGCGTTACGGAGAACGATGTCCTCGGCGGGACCGCACCGCTGGCGTTTGGCGCCGGCTACTCGACTTTCGCCACCATTCCGTTTCGCTTCGGAGCGGCCGCGTCGCTGATCTCGAAGTTCGAGCCGGAAAAGGTCTTCGAGACCATCCAGAAGCACAAAATCACCGTGCTTTCCCTGGCGCCGACGGCCTACCGCAAAATGATGCAGGTGCCGGATGCGGAGAAGAAGTACGATCTCCGCAGCCTGCGCATCTGTACCGGCGGCGGCGAAAGCCTGACGGCGGCCACCTACCACGCCTGGAAAAACAAGTTCGGGGTTGACATCTACGAGGGTCTGGGCACCACCGAGATGATGTACGTGTTCGCCTCGAACGTGGTCAGCCTGAAGGCGAGGCCGGGTTCCTTCGGCCAGGCGGTCCCCGGCTATGAACTCAAGGTGATCGACGAAGACGGGCAGGAAACCAAGCCCGGCAACGCCGGACACTTTATGGCTCGCGGACCGACCGGCACTATCTACTGGCGCGACTTCGAAAAGCAGAAGCACGCCATCTCGCCGGACGGCTGGAACCGAGCGGGCGATTTCGTCTACGCGGACGAGGACGGGTACTTCTGGTTCGTGTCCCGCGAGGACGACGTTATCAAAAGCTCGGCCTACCGCATCGGTCCGGAGGAGATTGAGGTCACGCTCAACGCTCATCCGGCGGTGGCGGAAGCGGGGGTCATCGGCGTGCCCGATGAAATCCGCGGCCAGATCGCGAAGGCGTTCGTGGTGCTGAAACCAGGGGAAAAAGCCACTGCGGAAGAGCTGATCGAGTTCTGCCGCGGGCGGATTGCGACCTACAAGATGCCCCGCGAGGTCGAAATCGTGGCGGAACTGCCACGCACGCCAACCGGCAAGCTGTTACGACGGGTGTTGCGCGACAAGGATAAGGCCAAGGCTGGTGGCCGCGCCCCAGTGCACAGTGCTTAACCGGCGGGAGACTGCGCACACAACATCCAGTCGTGTGCCGCGCTGGGACGCCTAACCGGGCGTCCCGGCGCATCGGTGGTCACTGGAGCAACGCGGCCGAACCCTTTCATTTTGGGGAGGGTACAAGGCCGCAAGCTCTGGTGGCTGCCATCCACTGAACCTGCCTTGCAAGCAAGTCGCGGGCGTGCGAAATTACTCTCCCATGAATTTTTCCTACAATCACTCCTGGTTATGCGAGCGGATCGTGGACGAATCGCACGTCGCCACCGTCTACGCCGACCGCGAGGGCCTCATTCGCCTGTGGAATGCCGGCGCGGAAGCCATGTTCGGCTACACCGCCGCGGAGGCGGTCGGGCAGTCGATGGAGATGATCATCCCGGAAAAGCATCGCGCCCGGCACAACGAGGGTTATCGCCGGGTGATGGAAACCGGCATCACCAAGTACGGACGGGATGTGCTCGCCGTGCCT
This genomic interval carries:
- a CDS encoding acyl-CoA synthetase, giving the protein MGELEHLPPRDLWPTRIYTLPEFASYPDRLNPTEELLDKAVAAGRGDRPAILFEDQKITYGQLLAQSNKLGNALRGLGINAGDRVILRSPNIPPALVTNFAVLKLGAVLTPTSPLFSRAEIAHVANDAEAVAIVVHAALLAELEAARADLKTVENIIVIGGEPADLKAKGYLPYSELLQSGSASLDPVLRNRQDLGILLYTSGTTGRPKGTVHFVEETLIIPDAFGKYGWRVTENDVLGGTAPLAFGAGYSTFATIPFRFGAAASLISKFEPEKVFETIQKHKITVLSLAPTAYRKMMQVPDAEKKYDLRSLRICTGGGESLTAATYHAWKNKFGVDIYEGLGTTEMMYVFASNVVSLKARPGSFGQAVPGYELKVIDEDGQETKPGNAGHFMARGPTGTIYWRDFEKQKHAISPDGWNRAGDFVYADEDGYFWFVSREDDVIKSSAYRIGPEEIEVTLNAHPAVAEAGVIGVPDEIRGQIAKAFVVLKPGEKATAEELIEFCRGRIATYKMPREVEIVAELPRTPTGKLLRRVLRDKDKAKAGGRAPVHSA
- a CDS encoding CoA transferase, with the protein product MATDTAVSKTPQISFEEFCRKTFDPKGEFAKPEALKGIRVLSCTQYILGPSCASYLAELGAEVIKIEAPRRGEAMRHTTPFNEPFLYPLSKYVPERGTGLGFLGANPNEYFCSIDFHRPEGQNLVKKLAAKSDVFVENYRPGTFDRWGIGYRQLSAINPRLVYQWLGGFGGWGPGRVRASYDILGQSQGGNFGMTGAPEFKGGSPAKHTIWLADYWGGMMGAVQILASLYYRDKISGEGTFMEYSQVHGVTRQLEYALPLYGRHGITRERWGTWDTQLCVHGIIKCGKSSYPNSDNPQENEEGYILISASSDEDFARLCKTIGDGNVASKYGKADARVKPEAQMEIYPFLEKWAADKTKEDVANILDKANILNQPVWNAKEVATNPHWQQRGAVRWLDDPYYGDLLHQGPGYKMSQTPPRLKWALKPVGADNEMILGKLAGLTPEDIKRLEDQECI
- a CDS encoding PAS domain S-box protein; the encoded protein is MNFSYNHSWLCERIVDESHVATVYADREGLIRLWNAGAEAMFGYTAAEAVGQSMEMIIPEKHRARHNEGYRRVMETGITKYGRDVLAVPGLRKDGTRISIEFYISLVRSPNGDVLGAAAMIQDVTSRWEREKAMRAKLAALEAKAAESGT